The Streptomyces achromogenes genome window below encodes:
- a CDS encoding glycosyltransferase encodes MGKTAHVSAIVWIAALSLASWLWLLLCQGFFWRTDIRLPDRTPPREWPSVCVVVPARDEAAVLPASLPSLLAQDYPGPAEVFLVDDGSRDGTGDVARALARRHGGLPLTVDSPGEPPAGWTGKLWAVRHGIGLARAREPEYLLLTDADIAHAPDSLRELVAAARTGGFDAVSQMARLRVESPWERLVVPAFVYFFAQLYPFRRIGRRGARTAAAAGGCVLLRAETAERVRIPDAIRQAVIDDVALARAVKGTGGHIWLGLADRVDSVRPYPRLHDLWRMVSRSAYAQLRHSPALLLGTVLGLALVYLVPPLALLFGLTAGSAPTAVCGALAWLVMAGTYVPMLRHYRQPLWLAPLLPFTAFLYLLMTVDSAVQHYRGRGAAWKGRTYTRPDAVADEG; translated from the coding sequence GTGGGGAAGACTGCGCACGTGAGCGCCATCGTGTGGATCGCCGCCCTGTCCCTTGCCTCCTGGCTGTGGCTGCTGCTCTGTCAGGGGTTCTTCTGGCGCACGGACATCAGGCTGCCGGACCGGACGCCGCCGCGGGAGTGGCCGTCGGTCTGTGTCGTCGTCCCCGCGCGCGACGAGGCGGCGGTGCTGCCCGCGAGCCTGCCCTCGCTGCTCGCCCAGGACTATCCGGGACCGGCCGAGGTCTTCCTCGTCGACGACGGCAGCCGGGACGGCACGGGAGACGTGGCGCGCGCCCTCGCCCGACGTCACGGCGGGCTCCCGCTGACCGTGGACTCACCCGGCGAACCGCCGGCGGGCTGGACCGGCAAGCTGTGGGCGGTGCGGCACGGGATCGGTCTGGCACGCGCGCGTGAGCCCGAGTACCTCCTTCTTACGGACGCCGACATCGCGCACGCGCCCGACAGTCTGCGGGAGCTGGTGGCGGCGGCCCGCACCGGCGGCTTCGACGCCGTCTCGCAGATGGCGCGGCTGCGGGTGGAGAGTCCGTGGGAGCGGCTGGTGGTGCCGGCGTTCGTCTACTTCTTCGCCCAGCTGTACCCGTTCCGCCGGATCGGCCGGCGTGGTGCGCGCACGGCGGCCGCGGCGGGCGGCTGCGTCCTGCTGCGCGCGGAGACGGCCGAGCGGGTGCGGATCCCGGACGCCATCCGGCAGGCCGTCATCGACGACGTGGCGCTCGCGCGGGCCGTGAAGGGCACGGGCGGACACATCTGGCTGGGGCTGGCCGACCGGGTGGACAGCGTGCGGCCGTACCCGAGGCTGCACGATCTGTGGCGGATGGTGTCGCGCAGTGCCTACGCGCAACTGCGTCACAGCCCGGCCCTGCTGCTCGGCACGGTGCTCGGCCTGGCGCTGGTGTACCTGGTCCCGCCGCTCGCCCTCCTCTTCGGGCTCACGGCCGGCAGCGCGCCGACGGCGGTGTGCGGCGCGCTGGCCTGGCTGGTCATGGCGGGGACGTACGTCCCGATGCTGCGCCACTACCGGCAGCCGCTGTGGCTCGCTCCCCTGCTCCCGTTCACCGCGTTCCTCTACCTCCTGATGACGGTCGACTCCGCGGTGCAGCACTACCGGGGGCGCGGCGCGGCCTGGAAGGGCCGCACCTACACGCGTCCGGACGCCGTCGCCGACGAGGGCTGA
- a CDS encoding Rv1733c family protein, producing MRAIGGIWSWRHNPLRRGTDLVEAWVALSALVLILLVAPVVGSVVGALAQSALQQSVRAQHASRHEVTATVVRRATGSPLDVDPETTTGRETRTRVVADWTAPDGITRHGTVLAGLRTPHPGDRFAIWTDGHGRLVARPLDSATATTHAVLAGFGAALFTAGAVEGARRLVVWRMVRRRHARWDQAWERAGPDWGRTGAGS from the coding sequence ATGCGAGCGATCGGCGGAATCTGGAGTTGGCGACACAACCCGCTGCGCCGCGGGACGGATCTGGTCGAGGCGTGGGTGGCGCTGTCGGCCCTGGTCCTGATCCTCCTCGTCGCGCCCGTGGTGGGCTCCGTGGTCGGTGCCCTGGCCCAGAGCGCTCTGCAGCAGTCGGTCCGTGCGCAGCACGCGTCGCGCCACGAGGTCACGGCCACCGTGGTGCGCAGGGCGACCGGTTCGCCGCTGGACGTGGATCCGGAGACGACCACCGGCCGGGAGACCCGGACCCGGGTCGTGGCCGACTGGACCGCGCCGGACGGCATCACGCGGCACGGCACGGTCCTGGCGGGTCTCAGGACCCCGCACCCCGGCGACCGTTTCGCGATATGGACGGACGGACACGGCCGACTCGTGGCCCGTCCCCTGGACTCCGCCACCGCCACGACGCACGCCGTGCTCGCCGGCTTCGGCGCGGCCCTGTTCACCGCGGGCGCCGTGGAGGGCGCCCGGCGGCTGGTCGTCTGGCGCATGGTCCGCCGCCGGCACGCCCGTTGGGACCAGGCCTGGGAGCGTGCGGGCCCGGACTGGGGGCGCACCGGCGCCGGCAGCTGA
- the lnt gene encoding apolipoprotein N-acyltransferase: MTVTATSVDRPDRLEPSAAPASRGARLLRRLVPAVTAALSGVLLYVSFPPRTVWWLALPAFAVFGWVLRGRSRKAAFGLGYLFGLGFLLPLLVWTGVEVGPGPWLALVAIEANFVALVGVGVAAVSRLPAWPVWAAALWIAGEAARARVPFRGFPWGKIAFGQADGVFLPLAAVGGTPVLSFGVVLCGFGLYEIVRLVLERRRSGEVRRSAAAVALLSVAVPVVGALAARTLVSDEAQDGTATVAVIQGNVPRLGLDFNSQRRAVLDYHARETERLAAEVKAGKVARPDFVLWPENSSDVDPFANADAAAVIDRAAKAIGAPISVGGVVERDGKLYNEQILWDPEKGPTQTYDKRQVQPFGEYLPLRSLIGAINSDWTSMVRKDFSRGTKPGVFDMDDAKVGLVTCYEAAFDWAVRSEVTDGAQLISVPSNNATFDRSEMTYQQLAMSRVRAVEHSRTVTVPVTSGVSAIIMPDGRITQKTGMFVADSLVQKVPLRSSQTPATKLGILPETALVLVAAGGLGWAIGAGVRSRRNAAG, from the coding sequence GTGACCGTCACCGCAACTTCCGTAGACCGGCCGGACCGGCTGGAGCCCTCGGCCGCGCCGGCCTCGCGCGGCGCGCGGCTTCTGCGCCGCCTCGTCCCGGCCGTCACCGCGGCGCTCTCCGGAGTGCTGCTCTACGTCAGCTTCCCGCCGCGCACCGTGTGGTGGCTGGCGCTGCCGGCCTTCGCCGTCTTCGGCTGGGTGCTGCGGGGACGCAGCCGCAAGGCCGCCTTCGGTCTCGGTTACCTCTTCGGGCTGGGTTTCCTGCTGCCGCTCCTGGTGTGGACCGGCGTCGAGGTCGGGCCCGGCCCCTGGCTCGCCCTGGTGGCCATCGAGGCGAACTTCGTCGCGCTGGTCGGCGTGGGCGTCGCCGCCGTGTCCAGGCTGCCGGCCTGGCCGGTGTGGGCGGCCGCGCTCTGGATCGCCGGCGAGGCGGCACGCGCGCGTGTGCCCTTCCGCGGCTTCCCGTGGGGCAAGATCGCCTTCGGCCAGGCGGACGGCGTCTTCCTGCCCCTCGCCGCCGTCGGCGGCACACCCGTGCTCAGCTTCGGCGTCGTCCTGTGCGGCTTCGGCCTGTACGAGATCGTGCGCCTCGTGCTCGAGCGGCGGCGCTCGGGCGAGGTGCGCCGGTCGGCCGCCGCGGTGGCCCTGCTCAGTGTGGCCGTCCCGGTCGTCGGCGCGCTGGCCGCCCGCACCCTGGTCAGCGACGAGGCGCAGGACGGCACCGCCACCGTCGCCGTCATCCAGGGCAACGTGCCGCGCCTCGGTCTGGACTTCAACTCCCAGCGCCGGGCCGTGCTCGACTACCACGCGCGCGAGACGGAGCGTCTGGCCGCAGAGGTCAAGGCGGGCAAGGTCGCCCGGCCCGACTTCGTGCTGTGGCCCGAGAACTCCTCCGACGTCGACCCCTTCGCCAACGCCGACGCGGCCGCCGTCATCGACCGGGCCGCCAAGGCGATCGGCGCGCCCATCTCGGTCGGCGGCGTCGTCGAGCGGGACGGCAAGCTCTACAACGAGCAGATCCTCTGGGACCCGGAGAAGGGCCCCACCCAGACGTACGACAAGCGACAGGTCCAGCCGTTCGGCGAGTACCTTCCGCTGCGGTCGCTCATCGGGGCGATCAACAGCGACTGGACGTCGATGGTCCGCAAGGACTTCAGCCGCGGCACGAAGCCGGGCGTGTTCGACATGGACGACGCCAAGGTCGGCCTCGTCACGTGCTACGAGGCCGCGTTCGACTGGGCCGTGCGCTCCGAGGTCACCGACGGCGCACAGCTGATCTCCGTGCCCAGCAACAACGCCACCTTCGACCGCAGTGAGATGACCTATCAGCAGCTCGCCATGTCCCGGGTCCGCGCGGTCGAGCACAGCCGGACCGTCACGGTGCCCGTGACCAGCGGTGTCAGCGCGATCATCATGCCGGACGGGAGGATCACCCAGAAGACCGGCATGTTCGTGGCGGACTCCCTGGTGCAGAAGGTGCCCCTGCGCTCCTCGCAGACTCCGGCGACGAAGCTCGGCATCCTCCCCGAGACGGCTCTGGTGCTCGTCGCGGCGGGCGGCCTCGGATGGGCGATCGGGGCCGGAGTGCGGAGCCGGCGGAACGCGGCGGGCTGA
- a CDS encoding DUF6643 family protein yields the protein MTSPRSTYGGGYYSAFPDTPIYDSLVAERGTPQIAPIRVPAAYDMGGGNLPALPSALPALPAGPQQSYGYPQAQQPAPLQQAPAAYIPPQAVAPRGYPGPQAQQQPRPAGPGMNYEAMRPAAPRPAAPQYQDPYNQQQYRGY from the coding sequence ATGACCTCCCCCCGCTCCACCTACGGAGGCGGCTACTACTCCGCCTTCCCGGACACTCCGATCTACGACTCGCTCGTGGCCGAGCGGGGCACCCCGCAGATCGCCCCGATCCGGGTCCCCGCCGCGTACGACATGGGCGGCGGCAACCTGCCCGCGTTGCCGTCGGCGCTGCCCGCCCTTCCGGCGGGTCCGCAGCAGTCCTACGGCTACCCGCAGGCGCAGCAGCCCGCGCCGCTGCAGCAGGCTCCGGCGGCCTACATCCCGCCGCAGGCCGTCGCGCCGCGCGGCTACCCCGGCCCCCAGGCGCAGCAGCAGCCGCGCCCCGCGGGTCCCGGCATGAACTACGAGGCGATGCGCCCGGCCGCGCCCCGGCCCGCCGCGCCCCAGTACCAGGATCCGTACAACCAGCAGCAGTACCGCGGTTACTGA
- a CDS encoding 3-hydroxybutyrate dehydrogenase, with product MTSPQAVPAGPAAPSLDLGGRTALVTGAAGGIGRACALRLAAAGAAVRAVDRDASGLERLAASAAGLPGPLEPRVLDLTDLDAAELAAAGTDVLVNNAGLQWVAPLQEFPPDVFHTVLTVMLEAPFRLVRGALPHMYRQGWGRIVNVSSVHGLRASPYKAAYVAAKHGLEGLSKTAALEGAPHGVTSNCVNPGYVRTPLVERQLADQARTHGVPEERVLAEVLLRDSAVKRLIEPAEVAEAVAYLCGPQASFVTGTSLVLDGGWTAH from the coding sequence ATGACTTCGCCCCAGGCCGTCCCTGCCGGCCCCGCCGCGCCCTCGCTCGACCTCGGTGGCCGTACCGCCCTCGTCACCGGCGCCGCCGGCGGCATCGGACGGGCCTGCGCACTGCGGCTCGCGGCAGCCGGGGCCGCAGTCCGGGCCGTCGACCGCGACGCGAGCGGTCTGGAGAGGCTCGCCGCGAGCGCGGCCGGTCTGCCCGGCCCGCTCGAACCCCGCGTACTGGACCTCACCGATCTGGACGCCGCCGAACTCGCCGCCGCCGGGACCGACGTCCTGGTCAACAACGCGGGACTCCAATGGGTGGCTCCCCTCCAGGAGTTCCCGCCGGACGTCTTCCACACCGTGCTCACCGTGATGCTGGAGGCGCCCTTCCGCCTCGTCCGCGGCGCGCTGCCCCACATGTACCGGCAGGGCTGGGGCCGCATCGTCAACGTGTCCTCCGTGCACGGGCTGCGCGCCTCTCCCTACAAGGCGGCCTACGTCGCCGCCAAGCACGGACTCGAAGGCCTGTCCAAGACCGCCGCCCTCGAAGGCGCACCCCACGGTGTGACCTCCAACTGCGTCAACCCCGGCTATGTGCGCACGCCTCTCGTCGAACGGCAGCTCGCAGACCAGGCCCGGACGCACGGAGTCCCCGAGGAACGGGTGCTGGCCGAGGTGCTGCTGCGCGACAGCGCCGTCAAACGGCTCATCGAGCCGGCGGAGGTCGCCGAAGCGGTCGCCTATCTGTGCGGCCCGCAGGCCTCCTTCGTGACGGGCACGTCGCTGGTCCTCGACGGGGGCTGGACCGCCCACTGA
- a CDS encoding right-handed parallel beta-helix repeat-containing protein, with translation MAQGTVQVTHTGTSRWRRRTGEYASLAAALEAAAEGDVLTIAPGTYRENLVVDRSVTLRGPEGSPGSVRLAPLDGVPLTVRASAVVQDLHVEGQDAAAPAVLVEEGTPELLDLRIVTRSAAGVEVRGSARPTVRRCTVDNPAGIGIAVVDGGGGVFEECEILAAGQAGVAVRGGARPRFERCRVHHTAGAGLSATGDHTALEAVGCEVYEVRGSGVQVSARATAHLTDCDVHRTTADGVTLDTDAVLTLADCRIHDIPENAVDLRSRSVLTLTRTTVRQFGRNGLSVWDPGTRVDANQCEIFDSTGDYPAVWVSDGATAVLDSCRVHDVPDALFVLDRGSRADVVDSDLSQVRNTAVSVSDGATAQLDDCRIRDAATGAWFRDHGSGGTLDNCTIDGTQTGVIVTKGADPTVERCTVDSPAEAGFYVSAGGRGSFLNCRVTNSGGYGFHVIDGSRTTLRKCRTERCARGGYEFADAGAESASGSAPVVEDCSSDESAGVRTPGAPAALETVVQTTVHSPGLLGVLPEQRVAVPEPQPAAAQPQASVRTSQDVLGELDTLVGLDSVKREVRALIDMIEVGRRRQQAGLKAASVKRHLVFTGSPGTGKTTVARLYGEILAALDVLEKGHLVEVSRVDLVGEHIGSTAIRTQEAFQRAHGGVLFIDEAYALSPEDAGRDFGKEAIDTLVKLMEDHRDSVVVIVAGYTVEMERFLSVNPGVASRFSRTITFGDYGPDELLRIVRQQAEEHEYRLGPGAADALLKYFTELPKGPAFGNGRTARQTFEAMVERHASRVAQVTEPSTDDLTLLYAEDLPDLP, from the coding sequence ATGGCACAGGGCACGGTCCAGGTGACGCACACCGGCACATCGCGGTGGCGGCGCCGCACGGGTGAGTACGCATCGCTCGCCGCAGCCCTGGAGGCCGCGGCGGAGGGCGACGTCCTCACCATCGCTCCCGGCACCTACCGGGAGAACCTGGTCGTGGACCGGTCGGTGACCCTGCGCGGTCCCGAAGGCTCGCCCGGCTCCGTGCGCCTGGCTCCCCTGGACGGAGTGCCGCTGACCGTTCGCGCCTCCGCCGTGGTGCAGGACCTGCACGTGGAGGGTCAGGACGCGGCCGCGCCGGCGGTGCTCGTCGAGGAGGGCACCCCGGAGCTGCTGGACCTGCGGATCGTCACCCGGTCCGCGGCGGGCGTCGAGGTGCGCGGCAGCGCCCGCCCCACGGTGCGGCGGTGCACCGTGGACAACCCGGCGGGCATCGGCATCGCCGTGGTCGACGGCGGCGGCGGCGTCTTCGAGGAGTGCGAGATCCTCGCGGCCGGCCAGGCCGGCGTCGCGGTGCGCGGCGGCGCGCGCCCCCGGTTCGAGCGCTGCCGGGTGCACCACACCGCGGGGGCGGGCCTGAGCGCGACCGGCGACCACACCGCGCTCGAGGCGGTGGGCTGCGAGGTGTACGAGGTCAGGGGCAGCGGCGTCCAGGTCAGCGCGCGGGCCACGGCCCACCTCACCGACTGCGACGTGCACCGCACCACCGCCGACGGCGTGACCCTCGACACCGACGCCGTGCTCACCCTGGCCGACTGCCGTATCCACGACATCCCGGAGAACGCGGTCGACCTGCGTTCCCGTTCCGTCCTGACGCTGACCCGCACGACGGTGCGTCAGTTCGGGCGCAACGGGCTGTCGGTGTGGGACCCGGGCACGCGTGTGGACGCCAACCAGTGCGAGATCTTCGACAGCACCGGCGACTACCCGGCCGTCTGGGTCAGCGACGGCGCGACCGCCGTGCTGGACTCCTGCCGGGTGCACGACGTGCCGGACGCCCTGTTCGTCCTCGACCGCGGCTCCCGTGCGGACGTCGTCGACAGCGATCTCTCCCAGGTGCGCAACACCGCGGTGTCGGTGAGCGACGGCGCGACGGCCCAGCTCGACGACTGCCGGATCCGGGACGCGGCGACCGGCGCCTGGTTCCGCGACCACGGCAGCGGCGGCACCCTCGACAACTGCACCATCGACGGCACGCAGACCGGCGTGATCGTCACCAAGGGCGCCGACCCGACCGTCGAGCGCTGCACGGTCGACTCCCCCGCCGAGGCCGGGTTCTACGTGTCGGCCGGCGGCCGCGGAAGCTTCCTGAACTGCCGGGTGACCAACAGCGGGGGCTACGGCTTCCACGTGATAGACGGCAGCCGTACGACACTGCGCAAGTGCCGGACCGAGCGCTGTGCGCGCGGCGGCTACGAGTTCGCCGACGCCGGGGCGGAATCCGCGTCCGGCTCCGCGCCGGTGGTCGAGGACTGCAGCAGCGACGAGAGTGCGGGCGTGCGCACGCCCGGGGCCCCGGCGGCCCTGGAGACGGTCGTGCAGACGACCGTCCATTCCCCGGGTCTGCTCGGCGTGCTGCCCGAACAGCGTGTCGCCGTGCCGGAACCGCAGCCGGCCGCCGCGCAGCCGCAGGCGTCGGTGCGGACCTCGCAGGACGTGCTCGGCGAGTTGGACACCCTGGTCGGCCTGGACAGCGTCAAACGCGAGGTACGGGCCCTGATCGACATGATCGAGGTGGGCCGGCGCCGTCAGCAGGCGGGGCTCAAGGCGGCGTCCGTCAAGCGCCATCTGGTCTTCACCGGTTCCCCCGGCACCGGCAAGACGACGGTCGCGCGCCTGTACGGCGAGATCCTCGCCGCGCTCGACGTGCTGGAGAAGGGCCATCTCGTCGAGGTGTCCCGGGTGGACCTGGTCGGCGAGCACATCGGTTCGACGGCGATCCGCACCCAGGAGGCGTTCCAGCGGGCGCACGGCGGCGTGCTGTTCATCGACGAGGCGTACGCGCTGTCGCCGGAGGACGCCGGCCGCGACTTCGGCAAGGAGGCCATCGACACCCTGGTGAAGCTGATGGAGGATCACCGCGACTCCGTCGTGGTGATCGTCGCGGGCTACACGGTGGAGATGGAGCGGTTCCTGTCGGTCAACCCCGGCGTGGCGTCCCGTTTCTCACGGACCATCACCTTCGGTGACTACGGCCCCGACGAGCTGCTGCGGATCGTGCGGCAGCAGGCCGAGGAGCACGAGTACCGGCTCGGTCCGGGCGCCGCGGACGCACTGCTGAAGTACTTCACGGAACTCCCGAAGGGCCCCGCTTTCGGCAACGGCCGCACCGCCCGCCAGACGTTCGAGGCGATGGTGGAGCGGCACGCGAGCCGGGTCGCGCAGGTGACGGAGCCCAGCACGGACGACCTCACCCTGCTGTACGCGGAGGACCTGCCGGACCTGCCCTGA
- a CDS encoding MOSC domain-containing protein: protein MPLAELLSIHVHPVKALRGQAPREAVVEPWGLAGDRRWALIDDGGKVVTQRQQPRLALAAAELLPGGGVRLSAPGRRPLTVAVPDPAAAVSLEIFRDKVQGVLADADAHAWCSAYLGADVRLVHMDDPATRRPVDPAYALPGETVAFADGYPLLVTTTASLDALNSLVANGEHPAEGPLPMNRFRPNLVVSGTEAWSEDGWSRLVVGEVEFRVAKPCGRCVVTTTDQDTAARGKEPLHTLGRHRRIGGALVFGQNLVPLSRGTVRVGDPVRVTG from the coding sequence ATGCCTCTCGCGGAACTGCTGTCGATACACGTCCATCCGGTCAAGGCGTTGCGGGGCCAGGCGCCCCGTGAGGCCGTCGTGGAGCCCTGGGGGCTGGCCGGGGACCGACGCTGGGCGCTGATCGACGACGGGGGAAAGGTCGTCACCCAACGCCAGCAGCCGCGCCTCGCACTGGCCGCCGCCGAGCTCCTGCCCGGCGGCGGCGTGCGTCTGTCCGCGCCCGGCAGGCGGCCGCTGACGGTCGCCGTGCCCGATCCCGCGGCCGCGGTGTCCCTGGAGATCTTCCGCGACAAGGTGCAGGGGGTTCTCGCCGACGCCGACGCGCACGCCTGGTGCAGTGCCTACCTCGGCGCGGACGTCCGCCTGGTCCACATGGACGATCCCGCCACCCGCAGGCCCGTCGACCCGGCGTACGCGCTGCCCGGCGAGACCGTGGCGTTCGCCGACGGATATCCGCTGCTGGTCACCACGACCGCGTCCCTGGACGCCCTCAACTCGCTCGTCGCGAACGGCGAGCACCCCGCCGAGGGTCCGCTGCCGATGAACCGTTTCCGGCCGAACCTGGTCGTGTCGGGCACCGAGGCGTGGTCCGAGGACGGCTGGTCGCGTCTGGTGGTCGGCGAGGTGGAGTTCCGGGTCGCCAAACCCTGCGGACGGTGCGTCGTCACCACCACCGACCAGGACACCGCGGCACGGGGCAAGGAACCGCTGCACACCCTCGGACGGCATCGGCGTATCGGCGGCGCGCTGGTCTTCGGCCAGAACCTGGTGCCCCTGTCCCGCGGCACGGTCAGGGTCGGCGACCCGGTGCGCGTCACCGGCTGA
- a CDS encoding glutamate racemase — MKIALMDSGIGLLAATAAVRRLRPDADLVLSLDPDGMPWGPRTPQDLTARALAVAEAAAAHRPEALIVGCNTATVHALPTLRATLEPGIPVIGTVPAIKPAAAGGGPVAIWATPATTGSPYQRGLIEDFAGGVTVAEVPCWGLAEAVEHADETAIDAAVAAAAALTPADVTTVVLGCTHYELVADRIRAAVQRPGRPPLVLHGSAGAVVAQALRRIGARPEPESAALGAVTVLLSGRPGALPPPALAYAEGRLLQAVSPAP; from the coding sequence GTGAAGATCGCGCTCATGGACTCCGGAATCGGCCTGCTGGCGGCCACCGCCGCGGTACGGCGCCTGCGACCGGACGCCGATCTCGTGCTCTCCCTCGACCCCGACGGCATGCCCTGGGGGCCGCGCACCCCGCAGGACCTCACCGCGCGTGCGCTGGCCGTCGCCGAGGCCGCCGCGGCACACCGGCCCGAGGCCCTGATCGTCGGCTGCAACACGGCGACCGTGCACGCCCTGCCCACGCTGCGGGCCACCCTCGAGCCCGGCATCCCGGTCATCGGCACCGTTCCGGCGATCAAACCGGCCGCGGCCGGCGGCGGCCCCGTCGCGATCTGGGCCACGCCCGCCACCACGGGAAGCCCCTACCAGCGGGGCCTGATCGAGGACTTCGCCGGCGGCGTCACGGTCGCCGAGGTGCCCTGCTGGGGGCTGGCCGAGGCCGTGGAGCACGCCGACGAGACGGCGATCGACGCGGCGGTCGCCGCAGCCGCGGCGCTCACCCCCGCGGACGTCACGACCGTCGTCCTCGGCTGCACCCACTACGAGCTCGTCGCCGACCGCATCCGGGCCGCCGTGCAGCGCCCCGGCCGGCCGCCGCTCGTCCTGCACGGCTCGGCCGGCGCGGTGGTCGCGCAGGCGCTGCGCAGGATCGGCGCCCGCCCCGAGCCGGAGAGTGCGGCGCTCGGCGCGGTGACGGTTCTGCTCAGCGGTCGCCCGGGCGCTCTGCCGCCGCCGGCGCTGGCCTACGCGGAAGGCCGCCTGCTCCAGGCGGTCAGCCCCGCTCCGTGA
- a CDS encoding TerD family protein, which yields MSMSKGSNVPVPTTALRVELGWRSGPGVPDADASALLLLGGKVRSDADFVFYNQPAHSSGAVRHEGKRDAGGRVTDSVLVDLARVEPSIETVVLAASSDGGSFGQIPDLYIEVRDAAQGAVVARFDSAGATVETAFVLGEFYRRQGAWKFRAVGQGYGSGLGGLATDFGITVDEPQHTAAPVPPAPAPVPPAPAPVTPTPPQQPTMPAFPVTVPPPVHQVPPPPPAPPAVPGAPVRLTKVTLTKAAPSVSLTKQGGTSGSLRVNLNWEVRKQFSGWGSKRGRAVAMHNDLDLDLCALFELADGRKGVVQALGNAFGSLHQPPYIHLDGDDRTGAVSSGENLTVNLDRKNDFRRILVFVTIYEGARSFADLHATVTLQPQFGAPVDFSLDECTVPSTVCALALITNQGGDLVVQREARYLVPERGVSPQRTVDYAYGWGMNWTPGRK from the coding sequence ATGTCAATGTCGAAGGGTTCCAATGTCCCGGTGCCGACCACGGCGCTGCGCGTCGAGCTGGGATGGCGCTCCGGACCGGGCGTTCCCGACGCGGACGCCTCGGCGCTGCTGCTGCTGGGCGGAAAGGTCCGTTCCGACGCCGACTTCGTCTTCTACAACCAGCCGGCGCACTCCTCCGGCGCCGTACGCCACGAGGGCAAACGCGACGCCGGGGGCCGGGTGACCGACAGCGTCCTCGTCGACCTCGCGCGCGTGGAGCCCTCGATCGAGACCGTCGTCCTGGCCGCTTCGTCGGACGGCGGCTCCTTCGGTCAGATCCCGGACCTCTACATCGAGGTGCGGGACGCGGCGCAGGGCGCGGTGGTGGCGCGGTTCGACAGCGCCGGCGCCACGGTCGAAACCGCTTTCGTGCTGGGCGAGTTCTACCGCCGTCAGGGCGCCTGGAAGTTCCGCGCCGTCGGACAGGGTTACGGCAGCGGTCTGGGGGGCCTGGCCACCGACTTCGGCATCACCGTGGACGAGCCGCAGCACACGGCGGCCCCCGTTCCGCCGGCACCCGCCCCCGTTCCGCCGGCCCCGGCCCCCGTGACCCCGACGCCGCCCCAGCAGCCGACCATGCCTGCCTTCCCGGTCACCGTGCCCCCGCCCGTCCACCAGGTCCCGCCGCCCCCGCCCGCCCCGCCCGCGGTGCCGGGCGCGCCGGTCAGGCTCACCAAGGTGACGCTCACCAAGGCCGCCCCTTCGGTGTCCCTGACCAAACAGGGCGGCACGTCGGGCTCCCTGCGCGTCAACCTCAACTGGGAGGTGCGCAAGCAGTTCTCCGGGTGGGGCAGCAAGCGCGGGCGGGCGGTCGCGATGCACAACGACCTCGACCTCGACCTGTGCGCCCTGTTCGAACTCGCCGACGGCCGCAAGGGCGTGGTCCAGGCCCTCGGCAACGCCTTCGGCTCGCTGCACCAGCCGCCGTACATCCACCTCGACGGCGACGACCGCACGGGCGCCGTGTCGAGCGGTGAGAACCTCACGGTCAACCTCGACCGCAAGAACGACTTCCGGCGCATCCTGGTCTTCGTGACCATCTACGAGGGCGCCCGCTCGTTCGCCGACCTGCACGCCACCGTCACGCTGCAACCCCAGTTCGGCGCACCGGTCGACTTCTCCCTGGACGAGTGCACGGTCCCGTCGACCGTCTGCGCGCTGGCGCTCATCACCAACCAGGGCGGCGACCTCGTCGTCCAGCGCGAGGCCCGCTATCTGGTGCCCGAACGCGGCGTGAGCCCGCAGCGGACCGTGGACTACGCCTACGGGTGGGGCATGAACTGGACGCCGGGCCGCAAGTAG
- a CDS encoding NUDIX hydrolase codes for MPTPEFITEIRASAGHSLLWLPGVSAVVFDDEGRVLLGQRADNRQWTVISGIPDPGEQPADCAVREVQEEAGVTCVPERVVLVRAGKQVQYPNGDTCQFMDITFRCRAVGGSARVNDDESVDVGWFALDALPPLRDRQLFRIKQALSDEPTWFETTTAE; via the coding sequence ATGCCTACTCCCGAGTTCATCACCGAGATCCGGGCCTCCGCCGGACACAGCCTTCTCTGGCTCCCCGGCGTCAGCGCCGTCGTCTTCGACGACGAGGGCCGGGTGCTCCTGGGGCAGCGCGCGGACAACCGGCAGTGGACCGTGATCAGCGGCATCCCTGACCCCGGGGAGCAGCCCGCGGACTGCGCCGTGCGTGAGGTCCAGGAGGAGGCCGGGGTGACGTGCGTGCCCGAGCGCGTCGTCCTGGTGCGCGCCGGGAAGCAGGTGCAGTACCCCAACGGCGACACCTGCCAGTTCATGGACATCACCTTCCGCTGCCGGGCCGTGGGCGGGTCCGCGCGGGTCAACGACGACGAGTCGGTCGACGTGGGCTGGTTCGCGCTGGACGCCCTGCCGCCGCTGCGCGACCGGCAGCTGTTCCGCATCAAGCAGGCGCTCTCCGACGAACCCACATGGTTCGAGACCACGACAGCGGAATGA